The following proteins are co-located in the Vigna unguiculata cultivar IT97K-499-35 chromosome 9, ASM411807v1, whole genome shotgun sequence genome:
- the LOC114163067 gene encoding ubiquitin-conjugating enzyme E2 28-like, whose product MASKRILKELKDLQKDPPTSCSAGPVAEDMFHWQATIMGPPDSPYAGGVFLVTIHFPPDYPFKPPKVAFRTKVFHPNINSNGSICLDILKEQWSPALTISKVLLSICSLLTDPNPDDPLVPEIAHMYKTDRTKYESTARSWTQKYAMG is encoded by the exons ATGGCGTCGAAGCGGATCTTGAAGGAACTTAAGGATCTCCAGAAGGATCCACCAACCTCTTGCAGCGccg GACCTGTTGCTGAAGACATGTTTCACTGGCAAGCAACAATTATGGGTCCTCCAGACAGTCCTTATGCTGGAGGTGTTTTCCTCGTGACTATTCATTTTCCTCCAGACTATCCCTTCAAGCCACCCAAG GTTGCATTCAGGACGAAGGTATTTCACCCAAATATTAATAGCAATGGAAGCATTTGCCTTGACATCTTGAAGGAACAGTGGAGCCCTGCCCTAACTATTTCCAAG GTGTTGCTCTCAATTTGTTCCCTGTTGACGGACCCCAATCCTGATGACCCTTTGGTTCCCGAGATCGCCCACATGTACAAGACAGATAGGACTAAGTACGAGTCAACTGCGAGAAGCTGGACCCAGAAATATGCTATGGGTTAA
- the LOC114196067 gene encoding myosin heavy chain IB isoform X1 codes for MSEGDQIDDSKNEDAPGDESSQVQQEEPEEKIRKRDYIDIRSHPNVMKLLYKQGDQIVLFADKVLKFTGSGKMKYRYLMITDFAVYLIDPATDSLRRRIALAAVEKICVSELTDNFLIVIIPTEYDLLIASARKNEIITAFVEAYEPEVVSSNRFEYNASSDLVKQIEFEQIEGGVKTRILRK; via the exons ATGTCGGAAGGGGATCAGATCGACGATTCCAAAAACGAAGACGCTCCAGGGGATGAATCCTCTCAGGTTCAACAAGAGGAACCGGAAGAGAAGATCCGTAAACGGGACTACATCGACATCCGTTCTCACCCCAACGTGATGAAGCTTCTATACAAGCAAG GTGATCAGATTGTTCTATTTGCAGATAAAGTTTTGAAGTTCACTGGTTCTGGGAAGATGAAATATCGATATCTGATGATTACGGATTTTGCGGTTTACCTAATTGACCCTGCAACTGATTCCCTCAGACGGAGGATAGCCCTTGCGGCGGTTGAGAAAATTTGTGTCAGTGAGTTAACTGATAACTTTCTTATAGTTATAATTCCGACAGAGTATGATTTGCTCATAGCTAGCGCTAGAAAGAATGAAATCATCACTGCCTTTGTTGAAGCTTATGAACCTGAGGTCGTTTCTTCCAATAG GTTTGAGTATAATGCATCATCCGACTTGGTTAAGCAGATTGAATTTGAGCAAATTGAAG GCGGTGTCAAAACAAGAATTTTGAGGAAGTga
- the LOC114196067 gene encoding uncharacterized protein LOC114196067 isoform X2 — protein MSEGDQIDDSKNEDAPGDESSQVQQEEPEEKIRKRDYIDIRSHPNVMKLLYKQDKVLKFTGSGKMKYRYLMITDFAVYLIDPATDSLRRRIALAAVEKICVSELTDNFLIVIIPTEYDLLIASARKNEIITAFVEAYEPEVVSSNRFEYNASSDLVKQIEFEQIEGGVKTRILRK, from the exons ATGTCGGAAGGGGATCAGATCGACGATTCCAAAAACGAAGACGCTCCAGGGGATGAATCCTCTCAGGTTCAACAAGAGGAACCGGAAGAGAAGATCCGTAAACGGGACTACATCGACATCCGTTCTCACCCCAACGTGATGAAGCTTCTATACAAGCAAG ATAAAGTTTTGAAGTTCACTGGTTCTGGGAAGATGAAATATCGATATCTGATGATTACGGATTTTGCGGTTTACCTAATTGACCCTGCAACTGATTCCCTCAGACGGAGGATAGCCCTTGCGGCGGTTGAGAAAATTTGTGTCAGTGAGTTAACTGATAACTTTCTTATAGTTATAATTCCGACAGAGTATGATTTGCTCATAGCTAGCGCTAGAAAGAATGAAATCATCACTGCCTTTGTTGAAGCTTATGAACCTGAGGTCGTTTCTTCCAATAG GTTTGAGTATAATGCATCATCCGACTTGGTTAAGCAGATTGAATTTGAGCAAATTGAAG GCGGTGTCAAAACAAGAATTTTGAGGAAGTga
- the LOC114196066 gene encoding probable inactive receptor kinase At4g23740 produces MDKKLPLLYIFSAVLISVVAEPVEDKQALLDFLDSMNHSPHVNWDENTSVCQSWRGVTCNSDESRVTALRLPGAGLSGPIPPNTLSRLSALQIVSLRSNGISGPFPDGFSELKNLTSLYLQSNKFSGPLPMNFSVWNNLSVVNLSNNYFNGSIPFSISNLTHLTSLVLANNSLTGEIPDLNIPSLQELNLADNNLSGVVPKSLLRFPSSAFAGNNLTSGTALPPAFPVEPPAVPPREKSKGLSEPALLGIIIGASVLGFVVIAGFLIVCCYRNADVDVQPMKSQKKQASLKTESSGSQDKNNKIVFFEGGNLAFDLEDLLRASAEILGKGTFGMTYKAALEDATTVVVKRLKEVAVGKRDFEQQMEVVGRIKHDNVDAVRAYYYSKEEKLIVYDYYQQGSVSAMLHGKGGEGRSALDWDSRLRIAIGAARGIAHVHSQHGGKLVHGNVKASNIFLNSQGYGCISDIGLATLMSPIPVPAMRTTGYRAPEVTDTRKATHASDVYSFGVLLLELLTGKSPINSSEGEQVIHLVRWVNSVVREEWTAEVFDVELLRYPNIEEEMVGMLQIGMACAARIPDQRPKMPDVVKMVEEIRRVNTPNLPSTESRSEVSTPTPRAVDIPSTSVQQ; encoded by the exons ATGGACAAGAAGCTGCCCCTTCTGTACATTTTTTCAGCAGTGTTGATTAGTGTTGTGGCTGAACCAGTGGAGGATAAGCAGGCGCTGCTTGATTTCCTTGACAGCATGAATCACTCTCCTCATGTCAACTGGGATGAGAACACTTCTGTTTGCCAAAGCTGGAGAGGAGTGACTTGCAACTCTGACGAGTCTCGAGTCACAGCCCTTCGATTGCCAGGAGCTGGTTTGAGTGGTCCAATCCCACCCAACACTCTGAGTCGCCTCTCAGCACTTCAGATTGTGAGTCTCAGATCAAATGGTATATCAGGCCCTTTCCCTGATGGTTTCTCTGAGCTGAAAAATTTGACCAGCCTCTATCTTCAATCTAACAAGTTTTCCGGGCCACTACCAATGAATTTTTCAGTTTGGAATAATCTTAGTGTTGTCAATTTAtccaacaattattttaatggGAGTATCcctttttcaatttcaaatctGACTCATCTCACTTCTTTAGTCCTTGCCAACAACTCCCTTACGGGTGAGATTCCTGATCTCAATATTCCTAGCCTGCAGGAACTGAATTTAGCAGACAATAACCTTAGTGGGGTTGTGCCTAAATCTCTTCTTAGATTTCCTAGTTCAGCCTTTGCTGGTAACAACCTTACATCAGGAACAGCACTTCCTCCGGCCTTTCCTGTGGAACCACCGGCTGTTCCTCCACGGGAAAAATCCAAAGGACTCAGTGAACCTGCATTGTTGGGTATCATCATTGGTGCTTCCGTGCTGGGGTTTGTGGTGATTGCAGGTTTCTTGATTGTGTGCTGCTATCGGAATGCAGATGTGGATGTGCAGCCAATGAAATCCCAGAAAAAACAAGCCTCTCTGAAAACAGAATCTTCCGGAAGTCAagacaaaaacaacaaaattgtCTTCTTTGAGGGTGGCAATCTTGCATTTGATCTAGAGGACCTGTTGAGAGCATCTGCTGAGATTCTTGGCAAAGGTACCTTTGGCATGACATATAAGGCTGCTCTAGAGGATGCAACCACTGTGGTGGTCAAGAGGTTGAAGGAGGTCGCTGTTGGAAAACGAGATTTTGAACAGCAGATGGAGGTGGTGGGGAGAATAAAGCACGACAATGTGGATGCAGTGAGGGCATATTACTACTCAAAGGAAGAGAAACTCATAGTATATGATTACTATCAACAAGGCAGCGTCTCTGCAATGTTACATG GCAAAGGAGGGGAAGGTAGAAGTGCTTTAGACTGGGATAGCCGTTTGAGAATTGCAATTGGTGCAGCGAGAGGCATTGCTCACGTCCACTCACAACATGGAGGGAAACTCGTTCATGGAAACGTAAAAGCCTCAAACATCTTCCTCAACTCACAAGGATACGGATGCATATCTGATATTGGCTTGGCAACATTGATGAGTCCAATACCTGTCCCAGCCATGAGAACAACTGGATACCGTGCACCAGAAGTAACTGACACGCGCAAAGCAACCCATGCATCTGATGTCTACAGTTTTGGGGTGCTACTTCTTGAGCTTCTGACTGGGAAATCGCCCATAAACAGCTCAGAAGGTGAACAGGTTATCCACTTGGTTAGATGGGTGAATTCTGTTGTTAGAGAGGAGTGGACTGCAGAAGTGTTTGATGTAGAGCTATTGAGGTATCCCAACATAGAGGAAGAAATGGTGGGGATGCTACAAATAGGGATGGCTTGTGCTGCAAGAATACCGGATCAGAGACCGAAGATGCCTGATGTGGTGAAAATGGTTGAAGAGATTCGCCGTGTAAATACGCCAAATTTACCATCTACAGAGTCTCGGTCAGAAGTTTCTACACCCACACCTCGTGCAGTGGACATACCTTCTACCTCTGTTCAACAATGA